Below is a genomic region from Brassica oleracea var. oleracea cultivar TO1000 chromosome C9, BOL, whole genome shotgun sequence.
CTGGACCTTGCGAAGCTATGTATGATTGGTACTGGTGGCCCGTTGTAACCGACCCTGCAATCATGTTCGCTGCTACATTACGTTCATCAGCTGCATGATCAAGACTCCAGTACTCAAACTTGTGAAGCAAGGCAGTGATTTGAGATGTAAGGTAATGGAGGCTGGGGGAAACGGATGAAGATGACATTATCTCTCTTGTATCTTCTGTTGAGGTCTCGAAGATGATGTTATTTTGCCTCATGTTATGCATGCTCTCAACCGCCCAAAGTAGAGCAGTGATGTGAGCTTCTTTGCCTGAGTTTATTGCTGAATAAGATCTTCTGCTATGAGCCACCGTTCGTCCTTGGGGATCCCTTAGGATCCAAGCAGCTCCGCAATTTCTCTGAGCACAGACCCAGGAGGAACCTACGTTACATTTGAGTGTACCAATAGGCGGTTTGATCCAGGTCTTGACGGTCGGGGTTGGTTCGGAATCTCTTTGGGGAGAGTTAGCTAAGAACCAAAGTTCCGCCTCCTCAAAGGCCGTCCTAACTGCTTGTCTGGGAGACAAGGATGTGTTTTTGAAAGCCAAAGAGTTCCTGGCTTTCCAAATCTGCCACAGAACCCATGGAACAGCCCGTGTAATACTCATTTCCAATCTGCTGTTGTTCATAACTCCTACTAAGAGATAGATGTTTAGGAATACAGAGTTTGCAGAAAAACCAGCTGGAGGTATTGGTATATTAGCGAGTTCCCACATCTGTTGTGCTTTGTTGCATAGGAAAAGGACATGGAAAATAGATTCGGTCCCTGCTCCGCAACTTTGACAAGTCGCATCGATTTGGATCCCTCTGGTTTGTAGTCTCTCTTTAACCGCTAAAGCACCTGATAGAGATCTCCAAAAGAAGTGCTTAAGCTTAGACGGGGCTTTGATCTTCCAGATGTTGCTCCATAACTTCTTTTCAACAGGGGGAATAACACAGTTGTCAGGGGCTTGCAGCGCTACTAGAGTTTCAGTCAGGTGATAACCACTGCGTGTGATGTAGATGCCGTTTTTAGTGAAACCCCAGATGATTGAATCCTCTCTATTCATCAATGGCTTCAGCAGCATTATGCGGTCTGCATCACTCGGGGCGAAGGTCTCATAGACTAGCTCTCTGTTCCACCTTCCCGTGCTAACCTCGAGCAGGTCTGCGACTTTCAATGCAAGGTTCACTTCTCTATCCTCTCTATACATAGGTGGTCTAGGGATCCCATTAATTATCCAGTTCTCCACCCAAACATTGGAATGTACACCATTCCCTATAGCGCGATATAATCCTTGTTTCAGTAGTTCTCTCCCATGTAGTATACTGCGCCAAGCGAAAGAAGGTCTAGTGTCTGAGCCACATTCCAGGAAAGATTTTTTAGAGAAGTACTGCCCTTTTAAGACCCTTGCCACTAGAGAATTTGGACGGCTCCATATTCTCCACGCTTGCTTACCAAGCAAAGCTTGGTTGAACCTTCCGATGTCATGAAAAGCCATACACCCTTGATCCTTCGGTTTACACAGTTTCTGCCATGCTACCCATGGGATTTTTCTCTTCTTGTCACCGCTGCTCCACCAGTACTCAACAATGACACTAGTAAGCCGCACGACGAGTTCCTTCGGCAATTGAAAGACCGACATTGCATATATAGGCAAAGCAAGAGCGACAGACTTGATTAAAACTTCTTTGGCTCCCATAGAAAGTGTTTTCGTATACCAACCTTGAAGTCTACCTTCTAGCCTCTCTTTGATGAAGTTCAAAAGGTCTTTCTTGGATCCCTTGAAGCATTCTGGAAGCCCCAGATAAGTCCCTTCACCGCCTTCCTTCATGATGTCTAGAACTTCTTGAATCTCCATCTTCTGTTGTTGACTGATCCCCGAGCCAAAGATGATAGAAGATTTAGATGTGTTGATAACCTGACCGGAGGCATCCCCATAGAGTTTGAGATAGCTTTTGATCTCTTCATTCTCACAGACCGTAGCATCACACATTAGAAGACTATCATCAGCAAACAACAAGTGGTGAACTGCTGGACAACTCGATGATAGTTTGATGCCATGTACCTTTCCTTGTGTTTCCGATTGGTTTAGTACATTGACTAAAGCTTCTGTACAAAGAATAAACAGGAAAGGAGACAACGGGTCTCCCTGCCTTATTCCTCTTTCTGGTCTAATGAAACTGTGGGACTGACCGTTGAGCAGAACTGCATAGGAGACTGAACTTATACAAGCCATAACCCATCTGATCCAATCTCTTGCAAATCCCATTTTTTCCAATAAAATCTCCACAAAGTTCCATTCTACTATGTCATAAGCTTTCGACATATCAGTCTTGATAGCCATAGATGTCTCTCCCACTTTCTTATTGGTACGTAGTCCATGGACCATCTCATGAGCAACTATGATGTTGTATGTTATCAGTCGACCTGCTACAAAGGCTCCCTAGGTATCAGAGACTATGTCTGGTAGAACCTTCTTAAGCCTATCACACAAGATACGAGATATAATCTTATATTGGACATAACATAGACTGATGGGGCGCATATCAGTCATCTCCGATGGGTTGGGGACTTTTGGCAGCAAGCTTAACTGAGTATGGTTCCATCCATCAGGCATGATAGCTGNNNNNNNNNNNNNNNNNNNNNNNNNNNNNNNNNNNNNNNNNNNNNNNNNNNNNNNNNNNNNNNNNNNNNNNNNNNNNNNNNNNNNNNNNNNNNNNNNNNNNNNNNNNNNNNNNNNNNNNNNNNNNNNNNNNNNNNNNNNNNNNNNTCTCGTTCATAGTTTCTGTCACCTTAACCGGAAATCCTACAAACAGAGATTCCATGTCCATCGGCTTTGAGCTCATAAAGAGGTCCCTATAGAACTCCACCGCGATATTGCCTTTAGAACCTTCAGGGTAGTTTTCTTGTCCAAAGACATCACGAAGCATTAAGACCTTGTTCTTTAGGCGTCTTCCTCTGACTGCATTGTGGAAAAACGATGTGTTTCTGTCCCCCTCTTTTAACCATTC
It encodes:
- the LOC106314175 gene encoding uncharacterized protein LOC106314175, translating into MGRRGVEEAIARSWDPGDTTSASSIMDCIARCRTELAKLKRSENMNSKTKIEKLKADLEKEIASQFPNFQRMRRLKQELSVSLLEEEKFWRQRSRVEWLKEGDRNTSFFHNAVRGRRLKNKVLMLRDVFGQENYPEGSKGNIAVEFYRDLFMSSKPMDMESLFVGFPVKGAFVAGRLITYNIIVAHEMVHGLRTNKKVGETSMAIKTDMSKAYDIVEWNFVEILLEKMGFARDWIRWVMACISSVSYAVLLNGQSHSFIRPERGIRQGDPLSPFLFILCTEALVNVLNQSETQGKVHGIKLSSSCPAVHHLLFADDSLLMCDATVCENEEIKSYLKLYGDASGQVINTSKSSIIFGSGISQQQKMEIQEVLDIMKEGGEGTYLGLPECFKGSKKDLLNFIKERLEGRLQGWYTKTLSMGAKEVLIKSVALALPIYAMSVFQLPKELVVRLTSVIVEYWWSSGDKKRKIPWVAWQKLCKPKDQGCMAFHDIGRFNQALLGKQAWRIWSRPNSLVARVLKGQYFSKKSFLECGSDTRPSFAWRSILHGRELLKQGLYRAIGNGVHSNVWVENWIINGIPRPPMYREDREVNLALKVADLLEVSTGRWNRELVYETFAPSDADRIMLLKPLMNREDSIIWGFTKNGIYITRSGYHLTETLVALQAPDNCVIPPVEKKLWSNIWKIKAPSKLKHFFWRSLSGALAVKERLQTRGIQIDATCQSCGAGTESIFHVLFLCNKAQQMWELANIPIPPAGFSANSVFLNIYLLVGVMNNSRLEMSITRAVPWVLWQIWKARNSLAFKNTSLSPRQAVRTAFEEAELWFLANSPQRDSEPTPTVKTWIKPPIGTLKCNVGSSWVCAQRNCGAAWILRDPQGRTVAHSRRSYSAINSGKEAHITALLWAVESMHNMRQNNIIFETSTEDTREIMSSSSVSPSLHYLTSQITALLHKFEYWSLDHAADERNVAANMIAGSVTTGHQYQSYIASQGPAWLYSLLSREARG